A genomic window from Candidatus Limnocylindrales bacterium includes:
- a CDS encoding DUF4406 domain-containing protein, with the protein MKIYISGPITGIPDGNRRAFSMASMQLDIAGHESVSPHNNGLPADASWQEHMRADIRILMDCEGMALLPGWRQSKGAQIERDLALSVGIVVKPLEEWLP; encoded by the coding sequence GTGAAAATCTACATCAGCGGACCCATCACCGGGATTCCCGATGGCAACAGACGCGCTTTCTCAATGGCCTCGATGCAACTCGACATCGCCGGCCACGAATCTGTCAGCCCGCATAACAACGGCCTACCGGCTGATGCGTCGTGGCAAGAGCATATGCGTGCCGATATTAGGATACTGATGGATTGTGAAGGCATGGCCTTATTGCCCGGTTGGCGCCAAAGCAAAGGCGCACAGATCGAAAGAGACCTTGCCCTGAGCGTTGGCATTGTCGTGAAGCCGCTTGAAGAGTGGTTGCCATGA
- a CDS encoding helix-turn-helix transcriptional regulator, with the protein MRKLTDIQLRMLRYLDSGMSSEEISNLTMTNPSTVRNHISRIMKKSRCRSLFQLGRWAMRNGYLQVDTKTVTDRELRV; encoded by the coding sequence GTGAGAAAGCTCACCGACATCCAGCTGCGAATGCTCCGCTACCTCGATAGCGGCATGAGCTCGGAAGAGATCTCGAACCTGACCATGACCAACCCGAGCACGGTCAGGAATCACATCAGCCGGATCATGAAGAAGTCTCGCTGCCGATCTCTATTCCAGCTCGGCAGATGGGCCATGCGCAATGGGTATCTCCAAGTCGATACAAAAACGGTCACAGACCGGGAGTTGCGGGTATGA
- a CDS encoding DUF551 domain-containing protein translates to MTDVKLEDAERVVGVVEHFANVASIPAEMKEELKLVAALLRKIPELEQNLKEQQQWATSEIDGLKRQLREHVETRIELHRKLTEAQGRSGEPTGEWRDIDEAPSNVKVILYGPYGIECGYASHGWPRNSQGISNMSYHGSATHWMPLPEPPK, encoded by the coding sequence ATGACTGACGTGAAGCTCGAGGATGCGGAGCGGGTGGTCGGAGTGGTGGAGCACTTTGCAAACGTCGCATCGATACCTGCAGAGATGAAAGAGGAGCTGAAGCTTGTGGCCGCCCTCCTCCGCAAGATCCCGGAGCTTGAGCAAAACCTGAAAGAGCAGCAGCAGTGGGCTACTTCAGAGATCGATGGCCTGAAGCGCCAACTCAGAGAGCACGTCGAAACTCGCATCGAGTTGCACCGCAAGCTGACGGAGGCGCAGGGGCGGAGCGGCGAACCAACAGGGGAATGGCGAGATATTGATGAAGCGCCAAGCAACGTCAAAGTCATTCTCTATGGGCCATACGGTATTGAGTGCGGCTATGCATCCCATGGCTGGCCGAGAAATTCTCAGGGCATCTCAAACATGTCCTACCACGGTAGCGCTACTCACTGGATGCCGTTGCCGGAGCCGCCGAAATGA
- a CDS encoding site-specific integrase translates to MLYKRSKKPGATWWCKFTIRKRQVRVSCGTASKALAEEFERRLRDQIWKEQELGEVIHTWEDAKERWLKEKAHKRSLDRDREGFDALESFLGGKALGDIDGPLLAAGQASLSDGRRPGTVNRIMAVATSVLSAAVRWGWLQHAPKVAALHVEKSAPRWITPEQFEALWRELPDHAKQITRFSVATGARASNVFRLRWEDVDLEAKVFRIAASEFKGKRAVGFPLPPDALEVLEQQRGVHREYVFTDQLGRAPVRSLKTCWGKACRRAGFPGLRLHDLRHTWAAWHKLAGTPATAIKELAGWSDTRLVDRYGHISPTDYAQFADNRRTRNGTGSGGNDGK, encoded by the coding sequence GTGCTGTACAAACGCAGTAAGAAGCCCGGAGCGACCTGGTGGTGCAAGTTCACCATCAGGAAACGGCAGGTCCGTGTCTCGTGTGGCACTGCTAGCAAGGCGCTTGCGGAAGAATTTGAACGGCGGCTGAGAGATCAGATCTGGAAGGAGCAGGAACTTGGCGAAGTCATCCACACCTGGGAAGACGCGAAAGAGCGCTGGCTCAAGGAGAAAGCCCACAAGCGTTCACTTGACCGCGACCGAGAGGGTTTCGACGCCCTTGAGAGTTTTCTGGGAGGGAAAGCTCTTGGCGACATTGACGGTCCGCTGCTCGCCGCGGGACAGGCGAGTCTTAGTGACGGCCGCAGACCCGGAACGGTCAACCGAATCATGGCGGTTGCGACATCTGTTCTTTCCGCTGCCGTCCGCTGGGGATGGCTCCAGCACGCCCCCAAAGTAGCCGCCCTCCATGTCGAGAAATCCGCCCCGCGCTGGATCACGCCTGAGCAGTTCGAGGCCTTGTGGCGCGAGCTCCCAGACCACGCCAAGCAGATCACCCGGTTCTCTGTCGCGACCGGCGCCCGCGCAAGCAACGTCTTCCGGCTGCGCTGGGAGGACGTCGACCTCGAAGCCAAGGTATTCCGCATCGCAGCCTCCGAGTTCAAGGGCAAGCGGGCTGTCGGTTTCCCGCTGCCACCGGATGCGCTCGAGGTGCTCGAGCAGCAACGCGGCGTGCATCGCGAATACGTGTTCACAGACCAGCTCGGGCGCGCGCCAGTGCGCTCACTCAAGACCTGTTGGGGTAAGGCCTGCAGGCGGGCTGGCTTCCCCGGGCTGCGGCTGCATGACCTTCGCCATACCTGGGCCGCGTGGCACAAGCTTGCGGGCACGCCAGCAACGGCCATCAAGGAGCTGGCGGGCTGGTCAGATACCAGGCTGGTGGACCGATATGGGCACATCAGCCCAACGGATTACGCGCAGTTCGCGGACAACCGTCGTACAAGGAATGGCACAGGAAGCGGCGGGAATGACGGGAAATAG